The nucleotide sequence CCACGGGAACTGCGCGAACCCGCCGAGGTCCTGGACGATCGAGGGCACCGCCGTCGCGAGGATCGTCGAGTCGATGGCCACGAGCCCGGTCGTCAGCATGAGGGCGATCAGGATGGGGCCACGTTCGGACCGGAATCCGACGCTCGCTCGGGTGGGTTCGTTCATAGAGGTCAACAACGCGGGGGAGCCGGTCGCATTCCCGGCTTGACGTGAAAGAGCATGGGCGGCACAATCTGAAACATGTCTTTCATAACTGGGTCGGACGAGGGTGCGGAGGCCGACCGCGCGCGTCCCGAGCGGCGCACGACGGTCACCGATCCGCGGGCCCTGCGCGCGCTCGCGCATCCCCTGCGTCTGGCGTTGCTCGACCACCTGATGTCGTTCGGGCCGCGCACCGCCAGCGAGTGCGCCGCCGTCGTCGGCTCCACGGCGTCCAACTGCAGCTACCACCTCCGTGCACTCGCCAAGGTCGGGCTGGTGGAGCCGGTGGATGCGGAAGACGGCCGCGAGCGTCCCTACCGGTCGTCCTCCACCGGGCTGACCTTCGGCCGCACCGAGGACCCCGAGTTCGCGATCGGCGCGGACACCGTCGAGCGCGCTCTCGCCGATCGCCAGGTCGACGACGAGGCGGCGCTCGTCCACCGTGCCATCGCTCAGCGCGACGAGCAGCCGATCGAGTGGCGCGAGGCGAGCCTGCTGACGGGGTATGCCCTCAAACTGACGCCGGGCGAGCTGCGCGAGCTGATGCAGGGGCTGGATGCGCTCATCCGCCCCTACATCGCCCTCACGAGAGTGGATGCGCCCGAGGGCAGCGATGTCGTCGCCCTGCACCTGAACGCCTTCCGGCACCCGGACGCGATCGCGGCGGCGCGGGCCGCAGGTGCCTCGGCCGAGCGGCACGACACAGACGCCGAGGGAGGCGCGTCGTGACCGCCACAGCGACCCGCGAGCGTTCGCCGCTGCTCCGCCGCGACTTCGCCCTCGTCTGGACGGCGGGGCTGGTCTCCGACACCGGCGACTGGCTGCTCATGATCGCACTGCCGCTGTTCGCCCTGTCGGCGACCGGGTCGGCGCTCGGCGCATCCACCGTCTTCCTGGTCGAGCTGGTCCCGATGCTCCTCGTCGGCAGCTTCCTCGGCGTGCTCGTCGACCGCTGGGATCACCGCCGCACGATCATCATCGTCGCCCTGTTGCAGGGACTGCTCCTGCTTCCACTCCTCGCGGCGAGCGCCGACCGGATGGGCATCGTCTACGCGGTCGCCGCCGTCGAGGCGGTGCTCGGCGCGATCATCAACCCCGCGCGGCAGGCGATGATCCCGCAGCTGGTCGGCGCCGACCAGCTGGCTCGTGGCAACGCCCTGATCGCCGTGAGCGACAGCCTCGCCCGGCTCATCGGCTCCCCGCTCGGCGGCCTCTCGTTCGCGCTGTGGGGGCTGCCGGGTGTCGTGATCGCGGATGCGGCGTCGTACCTCATCACCGCGGGGCTCGTGCTGTTCGTGCGCCGGCGACCGCGGACGGCCGATGCCGCAGCGGAAGCGGACGGCGAGCCTGCGGCGGTCGCCGAGCGGCGCATCCTGCACGAGTGGGTGGAGGGACTTGCGCTGATCGCACGCTCCGCCACCCTGCGCACGCTCGCGGGCATCGCCGCGCTCGCCGGCGTCGCGCAGGGTCTCTTCCTCGTGCTGTTCCTCGTCTACGTGACGCAGAACCTCGGAGCAGGCGACACCGGCGCGGGCATCATCCGCGGCGTCCAGGCGATCGGCGGGGTGCTCGGCGGCCTGGTGACCGGCGCCCTGGCGCGACGGCTGGCGCCGCGTTGGATGATCGGCGTCGGCTACCTGGTGTTCGGGACGCTGTCGCTCGTCACCTGGAACCTCGCTCCGTTCACCACGGCGCTGTGGGTCTACGCCGGGCTGTTCATCGCGATGGGCATCCCCGGGGTGACGACGGCGACCGGCGAGATCACGCTCGTCCAGACGACCGTCCCCGCGCGCGCCCTCGGGCGGGTGATCGCCGCGGTCACGACCCTCGACGGCGCGGCACAGGCGGTCGGGCTGCTCATCGGCGGCCTCCTCGCCGACTCGGGCGACATCGTCCCGGTGCTCGACGTGCAGGGGTCGCTCTACCTGCTCTGCGGGCTGATCGGAGTCGTGGCGTTGCGGGACAGGCGCGGGCTCGCCGGAAGCGGTGTGGCTGCCGAGAGGACCCGTCTTACGTAACGGCCCGCGCGGACGCTAGGGTGCTGCCACAGTGGTCCCCCGGAGGTGGATGATGTCGTACCGCACCCTCTCGCGCATCCCGCTGTTCCGCCGCACCGTCGGCGCCGTGGCGCTCGCCGCGGCCCTGACCGGGGGACTGACTGCGTGCGACCTGTTCGCGCCGCAGGACACCCTCGACATCGAGGAGGCCAGCGTCGGATCGAGCGCCACCGTCGGGGACGTGTTCGTCGGCAACGCCGTGCTGGTCACC is from Leifsonia sp. 466MF and encodes:
- a CDS encoding MFS transporter — protein: MTATATRERSPLLRRDFALVWTAGLVSDTGDWLLMIALPLFALSATGSALGASTVFLVELVPMLLVGSFLGVLVDRWDHRRTIIIVALLQGLLLLPLLAASADRMGIVYAVAAVEAVLGAIINPARQAMIPQLVGADQLARGNALIAVSDSLARLIGSPLGGLSFALWGLPGVVIADAASYLITAGLVLFVRRRPRTADAAAEADGEPAAVAERRILHEWVEGLALIARSATLRTLAGIAALAGVAQGLFLVLFLVYVTQNLGAGDTGAGIIRGVQAIGGVLGGLVTGALARRLAPRWMIGVGYLVFGTLSLVTWNLAPFTTALWVYAGLFIAMGIPGVTTATGEITLVQTTVPARALGRVIAAVTTLDGAAQAVGLLIGGLLADSGDIVPVLDVQGSLYLLCGLIGVVALRDRRGLAGSGVAAERTRLT
- a CDS encoding ArsR/SmtB family transcription factor; protein product: MSFITGSDEGAEADRARPERRTTVTDPRALRALAHPLRLALLDHLMSFGPRTASECAAVVGSTASNCSYHLRALAKVGLVEPVDAEDGRERPYRSSSTGLTFGRTEDPEFAIGADTVERALADRQVDDEAALVHRAIAQRDEQPIEWREASLLTGYALKLTPGELRELMQGLDALIRPYIALTRVDAPEGSDVVALHLNAFRHPDAIAAARAAGASAERHDTDAEGGAS